From the genome of Psychroserpens ponticola, one region includes:
- a CDS encoding L-serine ammonia-lyase, which translates to MECISVFDMLKIGVGPSSSHTLGPWRAAERWIKELKGSNKFEKVEKITVDLYGSLSLTGKGHATDYAVLLGLSGADPEYIPVESIDVIISSIKNTNTLAFNNERPIDFDIKTDIIFNRKFLPFHSNALVFSAHINGRRYRSTYYSIGGGFVVQEERKVSKANKIIFYCTYPYPISTGNELLKFCTDLKLPISGVVLENEKSIRDEATIDSELHRIWDTMLECMYIGCHTEGNLPGGLNVRRRAYDMHKTLKGDTTYTIPVEWLNSIRNTEVKFRQILKWVSCFALAVNEVNASLGRVVTAPTNGSAGVIPAVLMYYLVIENHDGNFEDIKRFLLVAGEIGSIFKKGATISAAMGGCQAEIGVSSAMAAGALCELSGGTPEQVLVAAEIAMEHHLGLTCDPIGGLVQIPCIERNAMGAIKAINACELALDTDPNNVKVPLDKVVNTMWETAKDMNTKYKETSEGGLAVGVHLSDC; encoded by the coding sequence ATGGAGTGTATTTCTGTTTTTGACATGCTCAAAATTGGCGTTGGTCCTTCAAGCTCCCATACCTTAGGACCATGGAGAGCAGCAGAACGTTGGATTAAAGAATTAAAAGGTTCCAACAAATTTGAAAAGGTTGAAAAAATAACTGTAGACCTTTATGGCTCTTTATCATTAACTGGCAAAGGACATGCCACAGATTACGCAGTACTTTTAGGTTTAAGTGGCGCAGATCCTGAATATATTCCCGTTGAATCAATTGATGTCATTATTTCATCAATTAAAAACACAAATACTTTAGCTTTTAATAACGAAAGACCTATAGATTTTGATATAAAAACAGATATTATTTTCAATAGAAAATTTTTACCTTTTCATTCAAATGCCTTAGTGTTTTCTGCACATATAAATGGAAGGCGTTATCGATCGACCTACTACTCTATTGGTGGAGGATTTGTTGTACAAGAAGAACGTAAAGTTTCTAAAGCCAATAAAATTATTTTTTATTGTACATATCCATATCCCATTTCTACTGGAAATGAATTGCTCAAATTTTGCACTGATTTAAAACTCCCTATTTCTGGTGTAGTTTTAGAAAATGAAAAATCAATAAGAGATGAAGCAACCATTGATTCTGAATTACATCGCATTTGGGATACTATGTTAGAATGCATGTATATTGGATGTCACACTGAAGGCAACCTTCCTGGAGGCTTAAATGTAAGACGACGTGCTTATGACATGCATAAAACCCTAAAAGGTGACACCACATACACAATTCCTGTTGAATGGTTAAATTCTATACGGAATACTGAAGTTAAATTTCGTCAAATTTTAAAATGGGTTAGTTGCTTTGCTCTTGCAGTAAATGAAGTTAACGCATCTTTAGGTCGTGTGGTTACTGCACCAACAAACGGAAGCGCAGGTGTTATTCCTGCTGTCTTGATGTATTATTTAGTTATTGAAAACCACGATGGTAATTTTGAAGACATAAAACGATTTTTGTTAGTTGCTGGTGAAATTGGCAGCATCTTTAAAAAAGGAGCCACTATTAGTGCCGCAATGGGTGGATGTCAAGCAGAAATTGGAGTATCATCTGCAATGGCTGCTGGAGCTTTATGTGAGCTTTCAGGCGGTACACCAGAGCAAGTTTTAGTCGCTGCAGAAATTGCCATGGAGCATCATTTAGGATTAACATGTGACCCAATTGGTGGTTTAGTTCAAATTCCTTGTATAGAACGTAATGCTATGGGTGCCATTAAAGCAATCAATGCCTGTGAATTAGCTTTAGATACTGATCCGAATAACGTAAAAGTACCTTTAGACAAAGTTGTGAATACCATGTGGGAAACTGCCAAAGACATGAATACTAAATACAAAGAAACATCAGAAGGAGGCTTAGCTGTTGGTGTACATTTGAGTGATTGTTAG
- a CDS encoding GEVED domain-containing protein gives MKKITLVLTLLTLTVQAQSFPSPYCVVDEADTSVEEITTVAFGGTTINNTDLLSLSVDETATIITVNQDETYTLEVQGNTYDSGGNAFDNDIVAFIDWNQNDILDDVGEIYQIGTITGSTGNDGTTVSMDIIIPTDAVLGTTRIRITKIYQDPDSPAEIDPCGILFYPFGFGPYGGYGQALDFTLEVEEALAFPLPYCVVDEVDVLVEEITTVTFGGTTINNSDLTSVSIDETATIITVNQDETYTLEVQGNTYDSGGNAFDNDIVAFIDWNQNDILDDTGEIYSIGTITGSTGSDGVSVTMDITIPTNAVLGTTRIRITKTYQDPDSPAEIDPCGILFYPFGFGPFGGYGQALDFTLEVEAPLSVAQFELDALAVYPIPAKDVLNVNYNSVLSAVKIYNLVGQEVFVEETASATLQLDLSSLAIGTYIVKLFSEEAVHTLKIIKQ, from the coding sequence ATGAAGAAAATTACACTCGTACTTACATTATTAACTTTAACAGTTCAAGCACAGTCTTTTCCTAGCCCATATTGTGTTGTTGATGAGGCAGATACATCTGTAGAAGAAATTACAACTGTTGCTTTTGGAGGAACAACAATCAATAATACTGATTTATTATCACTTTCAGTTGATGAAACAGCAACGATTATAACTGTAAATCAAGACGAAACTTATACGCTTGAAGTACAAGGAAACACTTACGATAGTGGAGGTAATGCTTTTGACAATGATATTGTTGCATTTATAGATTGGAACCAGAATGATATTTTAGATGATGTAGGCGAAATCTATCAAATAGGAACTATTACAGGTTCCACTGGGAATGATGGTACTACTGTGAGTATGGATATTATTATACCAACTGATGCTGTTTTAGGAACTACACGTATTAGAATCACAAAAATCTATCAAGATCCAGATTCTCCTGCGGAAATAGATCCTTGTGGAATTTTGTTTTACCCATTCGGTTTTGGGCCTTATGGAGGTTACGGACAAGCTTTAGATTTTACTTTAGAAGTTGAAGAAGCACTTGCTTTTCCTCTTCCATATTGTGTTGTCGATGAAGTAGATGTTTTGGTAGAAGAAATAACAACAGTTACTTTTGGAGGAACAACCATCAATAATTCAGATTTAACTTCTGTTTCAATAGATGAAACAGCAACGATTATAACTGTAAATCAAGACGAAACTTATACGCTTGAAGTACAAGGAAACACTTACGATAGTGGAGGTAATGCTTTTGACAATGATATTGTTGCATTTATTGATTGGAATCAGAATGACATTTTAGACGATACTGGCGAAATCTATTCAATAGGAACCATTACAGGTTCCACAGGAAGCGATGGCGTTTCTGTCACTATGGATATTACTATACCAACAAATGCTGTTTTAGGAACTACACGTATTAGAATCACAAAAACCTATCAAGATCCAGATTCTCCTGCAGAAATAGATCCTTGTGGAATTTTGTTTTATCCCTTCGGTTTTGGACCTTTTGGCGGTTACGGACAAGCATTAGATTTTACTCTTGAGGTAGAAGCGCCTTTAAGTGTCGCTCAGTTTGAGCTTGATGCCTTAGCAGTATATCCTATACCTGCAAAAGATGTTTTAAATGTAAATTACAATTCTGTACTAAGTGCTGTAAAGATTTATAATCTTGTTGGACAAGAAGTGTTTGTTGAAGAAACAGCTTCAGCAACTTTACAATTAGACCTATCGTCACTAGCTATAGGAACTTATATTGTGAAGTTATTTTCGGAAGAAGCAGTACATACCTTAAAAATTATAAAGCAATAA
- the dnaK gene encoding molecular chaperone DnaK, with the protein MSKIIGIDLGTTNSCVSVMEGNEPVVIPNAEGKRTTPSVIAFVEGGEIKVGDPAKRQAVTNPTKTVYSIKRFMGNKYSESKKEAERVPYTVVKGDNDTPRVDIDGRLYTPQELSAMILQKMKKTAEDYLGQDVSEAVITVPAYFNDSQRQATKEAGEIAGLKVRRIINEPTAAALAYGMDKKGVDQKIVVFDFGGGTHDVSILELGDGVFEVLSTDGDTHLGGDDVDQKIINWLADEFNAEENIDLRKDPMALQRLKEASEKAKIELSSSAQTEINLPYVTATASGPKHLVRTLTRSKFEQLIDDLVKRTIEPCAAALKAAGLSKSDIDEVILVGGSTRIPVVQAEVEKFFGKAPSKGVNPDEVVSLGAGIQGGVLSGDVKDVLLLDVTPLSLGIETMGNVMTKLIEANTTIPTKKSQVFSTAADNQPSVEIHVLQGERSMAADNKTIGRFHLDGIPPAQRGTPQIEVIFDIDANGIIKVSAEDKATGKKQDIRIEASSGLTDEEIQKMKQEAEANADADAKAVANATKLNEADAMIFQTESQLKEFGDKLSDDKKQPIEEALEELKKAYETKEIEVIEPALEKINEAWKVASEEMYKAQADAQGGAEAPGPDASQNGEAEGSDVEDVDFEEVK; encoded by the coding sequence ATGAGTAAGATTATTGGAATCGATTTAGGAACAACAAACTCTTGCGTTTCTGTAATGGAAGGTAACGAACCAGTTGTTATCCCAAACGCTGAAGGTAAAAGAACAACACCTTCGGTTATCGCCTTTGTAGAAGGAGGAGAAATTAAAGTTGGTGATCCAGCTAAGAGACAAGCAGTAACAAACCCAACAAAAACGGTTTATTCAATTAAACGTTTTATGGGTAACAAGTATTCTGAATCTAAAAAAGAAGCAGAACGCGTACCTTATACAGTGGTTAAAGGTGATAACGATACACCAAGAGTTGATATTGATGGTCGTTTATACACACCACAGGAGTTGTCCGCTATGATTCTTCAAAAAATGAAGAAAACGGCTGAAGACTATTTAGGTCAAGATGTAAGTGAAGCAGTAATTACTGTGCCAGCTTATTTTAACGATTCTCAACGTCAAGCCACTAAAGAAGCTGGTGAGATTGCTGGTTTAAAAGTTCGTAGAATTATCAACGAGCCTACTGCAGCTGCATTAGCTTATGGAATGGATAAAAAAGGTGTAGACCAAAAAATCGTTGTTTTTGATTTTGGTGGAGGTACACATGATGTATCTATCCTAGAATTAGGAGATGGTGTATTTGAAGTATTATCTACAGATGGAGATACACACTTAGGAGGTGATGATGTTGATCAAAAGATCATCAACTGGTTAGCTGACGAATTTAATGCTGAAGAAAATATTGATTTACGTAAAGATCCTATGGCTTTACAACGTTTAAAGGAAGCTTCAGAAAAAGCGAAGATTGAATTATCATCTTCAGCGCAAACTGAAATCAATTTACCTTACGTAACAGCTACAGCTTCAGGGCCAAAACACTTAGTACGTACATTAACACGTTCTAAATTTGAACAATTAATAGACGATTTAGTAAAACGTACAATTGAGCCATGTGCAGCAGCTTTAAAAGCAGCAGGTTTATCAAAAAGTGATATTGACGAAGTTATTTTAGTAGGTGGTTCAACTCGTATTCCAGTAGTTCAAGCAGAGGTAGAGAAGTTCTTCGGAAAAGCACCAAGTAAAGGTGTTAATCCAGATGAGGTTGTATCTTTAGGAGCAGGAATCCAAGGTGGTGTATTATCAGGTGATGTGAAAGACGTTCTGTTATTAGACGTAACACCATTATCTCTTGGTATTGAAACTATGGGTAATGTGATGACAAAGTTGATTGAAGCAAATACAACGATTCCGACTAAGAAATCTCAAGTATTTTCAACAGCAGCAGATAATCAGCCATCAGTAGAAATCCATGTATTGCAAGGAGAACGTTCAATGGCAGCTGATAACAAAACAATTGGTCGTTTCCATTTAGATGGTATTCCGCCAGCGCAAAGAGGAACACCTCAAATTGAAGTGATTTTTGATATTGATGCAAATGGTATTATTAAAGTATCTGCAGAAGATAAGGCTACTGGTAAGAAACAAGATATTAGAATTGAAGCGTCTTCAGGATTAACTGATGAAGAAATTCAAAAGATGAAACAAGAAGCTGAAGCAAATGCTGATGCAGATGCTAAAGCAGTAGCAAATGCAACGAAATTAAATGAAGCTGATGCTATGATTTTCCAAACAGAAAGTCAGCTTAAAGAATTTGGTGATAAATTATCTGATGATAAAAAACAACCAATCGAAGAAGCTCTTGAAGAATTGAAAAAAGCTTACGAAACTAAGGAAATTGAAGTTATCGAACCAGCTTTAGAGAAAATCAATGAAGCTTGGAAAGTTGCTTCAGAAGAAATGTACAAAGCGCAAGCCGATGCTCAAGGTGGAGCTGAAGCACCAGGACCAGATGCAAGCCAAAATGGCGAAGCAGAAGGAAGTGATGTTGAAGACGTAGATTTTGAAGAAGTAAAATAA
- a CDS encoding class I SAM-dependent rRNA methyltransferase encodes MPFSKHIETNYKPKRLAVKLTAKGENYVQQGHPWVFSDSIVKVNADAKSGDLAIIFGKRANKMIGIGLYDANSPIRIKMIYSDTKPVTIDEAFFFKKIENAYQKRLPLLKTKTNSYRLLFGENDGFPSLIADVYASVLVVKLYSEIWLPFLETILESLVRVSKCKTVVIRLSRGLQNSKTHQLEDGLVVFGTLISEVVQFVEHGVSFSANVIKGHKTGYFLDHRENRRQVGLLSRNKTVLDVFSYAGGFSVHALANGANEVTSLDISSQALDIALQNGKLNPHSGHHKILIGDAFQLLEQLILEKKQFDVVVIDPPSFAKQQTEVNLAKKKYAQLAQLGIQLTAKCGVLVLASCSSRVTATAFYDINAQTLHKQQRSFSIEQKTQHDVDHPVGFPEGAYLKCAYYRFFD; translated from the coding sequence ATGCCTTTTTCAAAACATATAGAAACCAATTACAAACCCAAACGCCTAGCCGTAAAACTCACAGCTAAAGGAGAAAATTACGTGCAACAAGGACATCCTTGGGTGTTTTCTGATAGTATTGTAAAGGTAAATGCTGATGCAAAATCGGGAGACTTAGCTATTATATTTGGAAAGCGAGCCAACAAAATGATAGGTATAGGCTTATACGATGCCAATTCTCCAATTCGAATCAAAATGATTTACAGCGATACAAAACCTGTAACTATTGATGAAGCCTTCTTTTTTAAAAAGATTGAAAATGCCTATCAAAAAAGACTTCCGTTGCTTAAAACGAAAACCAATAGCTATCGCTTGTTATTTGGTGAAAATGACGGATTCCCTTCGTTAATTGCAGATGTCTATGCTTCAGTATTGGTCGTAAAACTCTATTCTGAAATATGGTTGCCTTTCCTAGAAACTATTCTAGAAAGCTTGGTTCGAGTTTCAAAATGTAAAACGGTTGTGATTCGTTTGAGTCGAGGTTTGCAAAACTCAAAGACGCATCAATTAGAAGATGGACTAGTTGTTTTTGGTACTTTAATAAGTGAAGTTGTTCAGTTTGTAGAACATGGCGTTAGCTTTTCAGCAAATGTTATTAAAGGTCATAAAACAGGTTATTTTTTGGATCATCGTGAGAATAGAAGGCAAGTCGGACTCTTAAGTAGAAACAAAACGGTTCTAGATGTGTTTTCTTATGCTGGCGGATTTTCAGTGCACGCTTTGGCTAATGGAGCAAATGAAGTCACTAGTTTAGATATTAGTTCGCAAGCTTTAGACATAGCTCTTCAAAACGGAAAATTAAATCCTCATTCTGGGCATCATAAAATATTAATTGGTGATGCTTTTCAACTATTAGAACAGCTTATTTTAGAAAAAAAACAATTTGATGTTGTCGTTATAGATCCTCCAAGTTTTGCGAAACAACAAACTGAAGTCAATTTAGCTAAGAAAAAATACGCACAACTTGCTCAGTTAGGAATTCAGTTAACAGCAAAATGTGGTGTTTTAGTTCTTGCATCTTGTTCTTCTCGAGTAACAGCTACTGCATTTTATGATATTAATGCACAGACCTTGCATAAACAGCAACGTTCATTCTCTATTGAACAGAAAACCCAGCATGATGTAGATCATCCTGTTGGATTTCCGGAAGGTGCTTATCTTAAATGCGCTTATTATAGATTTTTTGATTGA
- a CDS encoding RluA family pseudouridine synthase: MSKEKIHSNRSNLQVIYEDNHIIIVNKRAGDIVQGDKTGDQPLSDVVKDYIKEKYNKPGNVYLGVVHRLDRPTTGIVMFSKTSKALPRLNKLFSEKKANKTYWAIVKISPKKPKDTLINWLKKNPKNNKSTAYSSEIDGSKKAILHYNLIKVLDNYSLLEIELETGRHHQIRCQLSCIGSPIKGDLKYGFNRSNKDASISLHARRLQFLHPVSKETIDVTAPLPDDPIWNACEN, translated from the coding sequence TTGTCTAAAGAAAAAATCCATTCTAACAGATCTAATCTTCAAGTCATTTATGAAGACAACCACATCATCATCGTAAATAAACGTGCTGGAGATATTGTTCAAGGTGACAAAACTGGAGACCAACCTTTAAGTGATGTTGTTAAAGACTATATTAAAGAAAAATACAATAAGCCTGGAAATGTGTATTTAGGCGTTGTACACCGCTTAGATAGACCAACAACAGGTATCGTAATGTTTTCTAAAACGAGTAAAGCACTACCTCGACTTAATAAATTGTTTTCAGAAAAGAAAGCGAACAAAACCTATTGGGCAATTGTTAAAATTAGTCCTAAAAAACCTAAAGACACTTTAATTAATTGGCTTAAAAAAAATCCAAAAAACAATAAGTCTACTGCATATTCTAGTGAAATTGATGGTAGTAAGAAAGCTATTCTACATTATAATTTAATAAAGGTTCTAGATAATTACTCGCTTCTTGAAATTGAATTAGAAACTGGAAGACATCATCAAATTAGATGTCAGTTATCTTGCATTGGCTCTCCAATAAAAGGAGATTTAAAATACGGATTTAACCGAAGTAATAAAGATGCGAGTATCAGCTTACATGCTAGACGTTTACAGTTTTTACATCCAGTTTCAAAAGAAACTATTGATGTTACTGCTCCTTTGCCAGATGATCCTATTTGGAATGCATGTGAAAATTAA
- the panB gene encoding 3-methyl-2-oxobutanoate hydroxymethyltransferase, which produces MSTAKKEYKRITVKTLVDMKSKGEKISMLTAYDYTMAKIVDEAGIDVILVGDSASNVMAGHETTLPITLDQMIYHASSVVRAIDRALVVVDLPFGSYQSDPKEALRSAIRIMKESGGHAVKMEGGKEVKESIKRILNAGIPVMGHLGLTPQSIYKFGTYTVRAKEEQEAQQLKEDALMLEKAGCFGIVLEKIPATLAQEVAASVSIPVIGIGAGGGVDGQVLVLHDMLGMTHEFNPRFLRRYMNLYEEMTQAIGQYVDDVKASDFPNDKEQY; this is translated from the coding sequence ATGTCAACCGCAAAAAAAGAATACAAACGAATTACAGTAAAAACCTTAGTAGACATGAAGTCTAAAGGTGAAAAAATCTCAATGCTTACAGCTTACGATTATACTATGGCTAAAATAGTAGATGAAGCTGGGATTGATGTAATTTTAGTAGGCGATTCGGCAAGTAATGTCATGGCAGGACATGAAACAACACTTCCTATAACTTTAGATCAAATGATATATCATGCGTCATCAGTAGTGAGAGCTATTGACAGAGCTCTAGTTGTTGTCGATTTGCCTTTTGGAAGTTATCAAAGTGATCCCAAAGAAGCCTTACGTTCTGCTATTCGAATTATGAAAGAATCTGGTGGTCACGCTGTAAAGATGGAAGGTGGAAAAGAAGTTAAAGAATCAATTAAACGCATTTTAAATGCAGGAATTCCTGTAATGGGTCACTTAGGCTTAACACCACAATCTATATATAAATTCGGAACTTACACTGTTAGAGCCAAAGAAGAACAAGAGGCACAACAATTAAAAGAAGATGCCTTAATGCTTGAAAAAGCAGGCTGTTTTGGAATTGTATTAGAAAAAATCCCAGCAACATTAGCTCAAGAAGTTGCAGCCAGTGTATCTATACCAGTTATCGGAATTGGTGCTGGTGGAGGAGTTGACGGTCAAGTATTAGTTTTACATGATATGCTTGGCATGACACACGAATTCAATCCGCGTTTTTTACGTCGATACATGAATCTATATGAAGAAATGACACAAGCTATTGGTCAGTATGTTGACGATGTTAAAGCTTCCGATTTCCCTAATGATAAAGAACAGTATTAA
- a CDS encoding sensor histidine kinase, which yields MLNIWFLVFTLQEQSINREQIALIGYMIFVVLLLAVMVILFFVTFQKRKNKILRDKFKQEQEFNEEISRTQSEIQEQTLKHVGWELHDNVGQLLAYASMQLNMLTSKAPEDLKVKVGETSDIVKESLKEVRSLSKSLNNEVILNMGFEDSVLNELSRLKRMKFSSAELIINGSNKAIANKKHELILFRILQEFFSNSVKYSEAETLEVCLDYQDSQLLIIATDNGIGFDVVSSEKGSGLINMKSRAQLINATFDLVSQPNEGVTLSIKYPY from the coding sequence ATGCTTAACATTTGGTTTTTGGTATTCACTTTACAAGAGCAATCAATCAATAGAGAACAGATAGCTCTAATTGGTTATATGATTTTTGTGGTTTTGCTGTTGGCTGTCATGGTCATCCTGTTTTTTGTGACGTTTCAGAAAAGAAAAAACAAAATTCTAAGAGATAAGTTTAAACAAGAACAAGAGTTTAATGAAGAGATTTCTAGGACACAATCTGAGATACAAGAACAAACCTTAAAACATGTTGGTTGGGAATTACACGATAATGTTGGTCAATTATTGGCTTATGCAAGTATGCAATTAAATATGTTAACCTCAAAAGCTCCAGAAGATTTAAAAGTTAAGGTTGGTGAAACTTCAGATATTGTAAAGGAAAGCCTTAAAGAAGTTAGGTCATTATCAAAATCATTAAATAATGAAGTGATTTTAAATATGGGTTTTGAAGACTCTGTTTTGAATGAATTGAGTCGTCTAAAACGTATGAAATTCTCTTCCGCAGAATTAATTATAAATGGCTCAAATAAAGCTATTGCAAACAAAAAGCATGAATTGATTTTATTTAGAATATTACAAGAATTCTTTTCTAATTCGGTGAAATATTCTGAAGCAGAAACCCTTGAAGTATGTTTAGATTATCAAGACTCACAATTGTTAATAATCGCTACAGATAATGGCATTGGGTTTGATGTTGTTTCTTCTGAAAAAGGGTCAGGATTGATTAATATGAAAAGCAGAGCCCAATTAATTAATGCCACATTTGATTTAGTTTCACAGCCAAATGAAGGTGTGACTTTAAGCATCAAGTATCCTTATTAA